In a single window of the Rhizoctonia solani chromosome 16, complete sequence genome:
- a CDS encoding Retrotransposable element Tf2 protein: MDLEPSPQVMIPESHFEAFSAHIDLSLLDQIKEATQEDPSLDTILLAVSDPKSMPHSIAQKFKDYTIQKGLLLYQGRVVVPDEPEIKQQLLSHFHDSPASGHQGRAQTLESKGHAHNYALNLLSVPAGPWEDISYDFIIKFPKCKGYDSILVVVDHFSKMMHLVPCKETATAEDVAQMFLEHLLKALYKSLQITPSFSTAYHPQSDGQTEIKNQWLEAYLRPFINHRQSDWVDWLPLAEFAHNNARSKATGKLPFEIVYGCSPGISTLLEPTGLPIADDRAKQLAETIQAVQASIKWAQERYKQADTGKPPPEFQPGGKVWLLASNITLQRPNKKLDHKQYGPFPVIERIGFHAYCLALPETMKIHDVFHVSLLSAFKQDTEFDCTFTPLPPVITAEGEEEYKVDKFVDWAAEDRIWKYRVRWKGYAPHEDTQEPAKDLQHCKDKLRNFFANYPDAPAANNAICYGYDISSIIYFAYVMEAEDAEGFFGCLKECQPCDMAMGYTNLKAFTAYFYRDRDALPQGVCEPKALKKATVNLPLGVQE; this comes from the exons ATGGACTTAGAACCATCTCCACAAGTCATGATTCCAGAATCTCACTTTGAGGCAttttcagcacacatagatTTGTCCTTGTtggatcaaatcaaggaagctacCCAGGAAGACCCTAGTCTTGACACAATCTTGCTAGCTGTATCAGATCCTAAATCCATGCCCCACAGCATTGCACAGAAGTTCAAGGACTATACAATACAGAAGGGTCTACTTCTGTATCAAGGAAGAGTAGTTGTGCCAGATGAACCTGAGATCAAACAGCAACTCTTATCTCACTTCCATGATTCTCCTGCTTCTGGTCACCAAGGAAGAGCACAAACTCTAGA aagcaagggCCATGCACACAACTATGCTCTCAACCTGCTTTCTGTCCCTGCAggtccctgggaagacatctcATATGATTTCATTATCAAGTTTCCCAAGTGTAAGGGATATGACAGCATCCTGGTGGTTGTAGACCACTTctcaaagatgatgcacctggTTCCCTGCAAAGAAACTGCTACTGCTGAGGATGTTGCTCAGATGTTCTTGGaacat CTCCTCAAGGCACTCTATAAATCTCTGCAAATCACTCCTAGTTTCTCTACTGCTTACCACCCACAATCTGATGGACAAACTGAGATCAAGAACCAATGGCTAGAGGCTTACCTACGTCCCTTCATCAATCATAGACAGTCTGATTGGGTTGATTGGCTCCCActggctgaatttgctcacaacaatgccagaagcaaagcaacaggcaaattgccctttgagattgtgtatGGATGTTCTCCTGGCATTTCAACACTCCTGGAACCCACTGGATTGCCTATTGCTGATGACAGAGCCAAGCAACTGGCTGAGACAATTCAGGCAGTAcaggcatcaatcaaatgggctcagGAGCGCTACAAACAGGCAGACACAGGGAAACCACCTCCTGAGTTTCAACCAGGAGGCAAAGTTTGGCTTCTGGCTTCCAATATCACATTGCAGCGCCCCAATAAAAAGCTAGACCACAAACAATATGGCCCTTTCCCTGTCATAGAAAGAATAGGCTTTCATGCTTATTGCCTGGCTCTCCCTGAGACcatgaagatccatgatgtgttccATGTCAGCTTATTGTCTGCTTTCAAACAAGAcacagagtttgattgcaCATTCACCCCTCTGCCGCCTGTAATCACagcagaaggagaagaagagtacaaagtagacaaatttgtagattgggcagcagaagacagaatctggaagtacagggtgagatggaagggatatgcgCCCCATGAGGACACACAGGAACCAGCCAAGGATCTACAGCAttgcaaggacaaattgcgcaacttctttgccaattacCCAGATGCTCCAGCAGCCAACAATGCCatctgttatggatatgacatttcttcaataatct ACTTTGCCTATGTAATGGAGGCAGAGGATGCTGAGGGGTTCTTTGGTTGTCTCAAGGAGTGCCAACCTTGTGACATGGCCATGGGGTATACCAACCTCAAGGCCTTTACTGCTTACTTCTACAGGGACAGGGATGCCCTTCCTCAGGGTGTGTGTgagcccaaggcccttaagaa GGCTACAGTTAATTTGCCACTGGGTGTTCAGGAGTAG
- a CDS encoding Retrotransposable element Tf2 protein, whose product MSKEYIAEFCNEVAELDWNKEAYIAQFTRGLHWKVKELLSTKDNIPDNLEAIFAASIKTDNTHWENKENHPKKAAKAPVTATTSTTTTHWVCLSKDPNYVTPEEQHCCHTAGLCIKCSQNGHGIKQCPNGWKAILKETAKVAESEEVFGEEEFKVLPPHREYDIAIDLLPDAKLSPGSIYGMTDAESKALKQHIEVELATGKIFPSTSSAGAPAMKLNDVTLKNVYPLPSQDDLMAKLHHAKIFTKLDLRWGYNNVQIKAGDEWKTVFRTKYGLFEYLVMPFG is encoded by the exons atgagtaaggaaTACATTGCTGAGTTCTGCAATGAGGTTGCAgagcttgattggaacaaAGAAGCGTATATTGCGCAATTCACTAGGGGCCTTCATTGGAAGgttaaggaactcctgtccactaAGGACAACATCCCAGACAATCTTGAAGCCATATTTGCTGCCTCAATCAAAACTGACAATACCCattgggaaaacaaggagaaccacCCCAAAAAGGCAGCCAAGGCCCCAGTCACTgcaaccacttccaccactaccactcaTTGGGTCTGCCTATCtaaggaccccaactatgtcACCCCTGAGGAACAACATTGCTGCCACACAGCAGGACTGTGCATCAAGTGCAGCCAAAATGGCCATGggatcaaacagtgcccaaATGGTTGGAAAGCTATCCTAAAAGAAACAGCTAAGGTAGCTGAGTCTgagga GgtctttggagaagaagaatttaaggtcctccctccacatagggaatatgacattgccaTAGACCTCCTCCCAGATGCTAAACTCTCCCCAGGCTCCATTTACGGCATGACAGATGCAGAGTCTAAAGCCCTGAAACAACATATTGAAGTAGAATTAGCCACAGGCAAGATTTTCCCCAGTACTTCTTCAGCAGGGGCCCCTgccat GAAGCTCAATGATGTTACGCtcaaaaatgtctacccCTTACCTAGTCAGGATGACCTAATGGCCAAGTTGcatcatgccaagatattcACAAAACTAGACCTAAGGTGGGGCTATAACAATGTACAGATCAAGGctggagatgaatggaaaacagtgTTTAGAACAAAAtatgggctatttgaatatctggtgatgccttttggctga
- a CDS encoding Retrotransposable element Tf2 protein, with translation MNDPFQDLIDITMGIYLHNILIFLEKMEEHPEHLSKYHFQVTTVDYLGIVISPARLSTDEKKIEAVTTWPMPRTVKQVQAFVGSVACPLHNLTKKEIPWSWGNLEEEAFQELKCLVTKSPVLIHSNSNLPYHLETDTSGVAMGAIFSQRGTDNQLHPVAHMSKSFSGVQLVSIQFLPSTVA, from the exons atgaatgacccCTTCCAAGATCTCATTGACATTACCATGGGCATCTATTTGCACaacatcttgatcttcttggaaaAAATGGAAGAACACCCAGAACAT CTATCAAAATATCACTTCCAGGTCACTACGGTGGACTATCTTggtattgtcatctccccagCCAGACTCTCAACAGATGAGAAGAAGATAGAAGCAGTAACCACCTGGCCCATGCCCAGAAcagtcaaacaagtccaggcctttgtagg ctctgTGGCATGCCCCCTCCATaatctcacaaaaaaggaaatcccttggtcatggggaaatctggaagaggaagcattTCAGGAATTGAAATGCCTGGTCACCAAGTCACCAGTACTAATCCACTCCAATTCCAATCTACCCTACCACTTAGAGACAGACAcctcaggggtagccatgggagccatctttAGTCAAAGAGGGACAGACAACCAATTACACCCAGTAGCACacatgtcaaaatccttctcaGGTGTACAATTGGTGTCTATCcaattcttgccatcaactgtggcataa